In Cydia amplana chromosome 25, ilCydAmpl1.1, whole genome shotgun sequence, one genomic interval encodes:
- the LOC134659483 gene encoding zinc finger protein 91-like codes for MNRQVDVKALVSHIVRGDGLDKCRICMGDTTEGQVYLGDTVMMDGERPVTLAELLEIITGIEVPLEEDLPAGLCTECAQRAMDAASFRTLCSQAASQWDSTLQLLTNYLPTKYKDKTMYIIMKNDEISIANNPRGKPDKHEKISQIIEQKEVQFRDVTHKCQCPDCGKKFAYAQHLYLHLKESMDFKRACYVCAKIMTRDELILHLITAHHLGTYDCKKCPALFKSRKFLIRHTEEAHSPGACTCGDCGRSFKSRPAFNAHLSVHAVKTCPGCDKIFRNQTCYLHHVKKCCDLDISRKTHQTKHKVTIEVKNKKSERRTRVGLRGAADKECICDYCGKKLAGKKFITAHIQIVHLKNTHRPCPYCGKFLASAHMGEHLKKHEVETIFTCEHCGIVLKTKLGYVQHIRLHTGEKPYACKYCGETFSASSRRSEHIRKAHKKPITILRYACEYCPARFQLPYKLRNHVSTVHNKEDKAAVPFSCKICMEKFSSCRGLTHHSRKHQKDGTVDFKVYSQPRSHSKPRILKVETSPLLPNRICGACADTVTPTVTLIDYLRDSHRKWTEASNYLDQLEFKENVKTAYIVVNDEVKDITTYTENVKRGHPEDILKYFKKRKQQQNAVKRRNELERQLRDSEINTGLKCPECEKSFLCVYKYNMHMRYYDKRACVHCKELIKIEDLKDHYKDHGVDTMQCDICYETFKKQDAFLKHKVTYHSKGPYFCYICKLSYRDPHHLASHMTSKHEPRICLACDKKFSNVYCFRTHSRRCKNSQRKGGVFICDICAKVYSSKYALKVHLEYIHMNKEHSHQCEHCGKVFNSAIHLLEHSNKHNRVPDRFVCNICGVAEDPCLPPGLCRPCSEDAMAAAHFRQLSTMSHQHWTEAVDSLTQIHDPEDEDRTYYVFINDGDMLIREDLSKISKDEVVGRLNEKPAKSKRSYTRSAGKCQCPDCGKDFPVAYNLNVHLKNTMKRACVRCGSVMEREKLADHLAKVHGCLYADCDICYKLFDDENLLKQHYMSHHNRFSYGCQICGRGYTNDRALRAHMYAHTLFHCLSCNLSFENRRCYKHHQKKCKSARTPVATSFTCDYCGHVYNKKPSLRIHIIQKHLNVLPYVCETCGKRTSTLAHLRSHEAVHTTERKLYKCACGAEMRTELGYLLHQRIHTGEKPYECEECGDRFLSASRRLDHIKRRHRSLKDMPHGCDMCQARFIIEEPLCPSGVCAACTAHAIAAQEFRTLVADSIKIWSFAVNQLEIIPLNNTPNVKSLCAFIRSDNLNIRIGKDYTVNEKTTPLNRLKSRMNRKKSDERKPRVHRAGPPCKCTDCGKEFISPYYLNVHFKNSGQKDACITCGAIVFRGKEMRDHLVKVHRETAFVCKECPAIFNNEIEAKKHEKKAHKSGLTCGDCGRTFLRNASFETHAQMHAVRTCRTCGVQFTNRACYREHRSKCEPDAKPDRDTVPRNRRSNIRDPATFTCDYCMKTYTSRPQLKNHILWIHMDVRPHQCQWCGKRFYTPARLAEHSVVHTRERNFACDICGAKLVSKMAAVYHRRRHTGEKPYRCDDCGDCFISASRRSEHAKRKHGKGPRLQCTRCPSSFVRIHELRRHIEKAHSHVVAVYGFPKTEVSES; via the exons ATGAACCGTCAAGTGGATGTAAAAGCGCTAGTGTCCCACATAGTAAGAGGCGATGGCTTGGACAAATGTCGAATTTGTATGGGAGACACCACCGAAGGCCAGGTTTACCTCGGCGACACGGTCATGATGGATGGAGAACGACCGGTTACGCTTGCTGAACTACTGGAAATAATCACAGGCATCGAG GTTCCGCTGGAGGAGGATCTACCTGCTGGCCTGTGCACCGAATGTGCTCAGAGAGCCATGGATGCTGCCAGCTTCCGAACGCTGTGCAGTCAAGCCGCTAGCCAATGGGACTCCACTCTGCAGCTCCTCACTAACTACTTACCAACCAAGTACAAAGATAAAACCATGTACATCATTATGAAGAACGATGAAATCTCTATAGCTAACAATCCTAGAGGTAAACCAGATAAACATGAGAAAATTTCACAAATTATAGAGCAAAAAGAGGTGCAGTTTAGAGATGTAACACATAAATGTCAATGTCCAGACTGCGGAAAGAAATTTGCATATGCACAACATCTGTATTTACATTTGAAGGAGTCGATGGACTTTAAGCGGGCCTGCTATGTTTGTGCTAAAATCATGACGAGAGATGAGTTGATTCTGCATTTAATAACTGCTCATCACCTGGGTACTTACGATTGTAAGAAGTGTCCAGCTTTGTTCAAGTCCCGTAAGTTTCTAATTCGGCATACGGAGGAGGCGCATAGTCCTGGAGCATGCACATGTGGTGATTGTGGACGTAGCTTTAAATCCAGGCCAGCTTTCAACGCTCACCTATCCGTCCATGCTGTCAAAACATGTCCAGGTTGTGATAAAATATTCAGAAACCAAACATGCTACTTGCATCATGTGAAGAAATGCTGCGATTTAGACATTAGTAGGAAGACTCATCAGACGAAACACAAAGTTACTATAGAAGTTAAGAATAAGAAGAGTGAGAGGAGAACTAGAGTGGGCCTTCGGGGCGCAGCGGATAAAGAATGCATTTGTGATTATTGCGGGAAGAAACTAGCTGGGAAGAAGTTCATAACAGCACATATACAGATAGTACATCTTAAAAACACGCACAGACCTTGCCCGTATTGCGGTAAATTCCTTGCCTCTGCCCATATGGGTGAACATCTTAAGAAGCATGAGGTTGAAACTATATTCACATGTGAACACTGTGGTATAGTATTAAAAACCAAGCTAGGTTACGTTCAGCACATACGTCTGCATACTGGCGAGAAGCCGTACGCTTGTAAATATTGCGGTGAAACGTTCTCAGCGTCTTCAAGAAGATCGGAGCATATACGAAAAGCTCACAAAAAACCTATTACTATACTGAGATATGCTTGCGAGTACTGCCCGGCGCGCTTCCAACTCCCGTACAAACTTAGAAATCATGTGTCCACTGTTCATAATAAGGAGGATAAAGCGGCAGTCCCATTTTCTTGTAAGATTTGCATGGAAAAGTTCAGCAGCTGCCGAGGGCTGACACACCATAGTAGGAAACATCAGAAGGACGGAACGGTTGATTTTAAAGTCTATAGCCAACCTAGAAGTCATAGCAAACCTAGGATACTGAAA GTGGAGACTTCGCCCCTCCTGCCCAACAGGATCTGCGGGGCCTGCGCCGACACTGTCACCCCCACCGTCACCCTCATTGACTACCTGAGAGACTCGCACAGAAAGTGGACAGAAGCTTCCAACTACCTCGACCAGTTAGAGTTCAAGGAAAACGTCAAAACAGCTTACATAGTTGTGAACGATGAAGTCAAAGATATAACCACCTACACGGAGAATGTGAAGAGAGGTCACCCGGAGGACATTTTGAAGTATTTCAAGAAACGGAAGCAGCAACAGAACGCTGTTAAAAGGAGAAACGAATTGGAGAGACAATTGAGGGACTCGGAAATTAATACTGGTCTCAAATGCCCGGAATGTGAAAAGAGCTTTCTGTGTGTGTACAAGTACAACATGCATATGCGTTATTATGATAAGCGCGCGTGCGTACATTGCAAAGAACTTATTAAAATAGAAGATCTAAAAGATCATTATAAAGATCATGGTGTTGATACTATGCAGTGTGATATCTGCTATGAAACTTTTAAGAAACAGGATGCGTTCTTGAAACACAAAGTTACTTATCACAGCAAGGGGCCTTACTTCTGCTACATATGCAAGCTGTCTTATAGAGATCCCCACCATTTGGCGTCTCATATGACGAGCAAACACGAGCCTAGAATCTGTTTAGCTTGTGACAAAAAATTCTCAAACGTGTACTGTTTTAGAACACACTCGAGAAGATGTAAGAACTCACAAAGAAAAGGCGGCGTGTTCATTTGCGATATCTGCGCTAAAGTGTACAGCTCTAAATACGCTCTAAAAGTCCATTTAGAGTATATCCACATGAACAAGGAGCATTCTCACCAATGTGAGCATTGCGGGAAAGTCTTCAACAGCGCAATTCATCTGTTAGAGCATAGCAACAAACACAACAGGGTCCCCGACAGATTTGTTTGCAACATTTGCGGA GTCGCGGAGGACCCGTGCCTGCCTCCAGGCCTCTGCCGACCGTGCTCAGAGGACGCCATGGCTGCCGCACACTTCCGACAACTCTCCACCATGTCCCACCAGCACTGGACGGAAGCTGTCGACTCCCTCACCCAAATACACGACCCGGAAGACGAGGACAGAACTTACTACGTCTTCATAAACGACGGAGATATGCTAATCAGAGAGGATCTAAGCAAAATCTCCAAAGACGAGGTCGTGGGGAGACTAAACGAGAAACCAGCGAAGAGTAAGAGATCTTACACGAGATCCGCGGGGAAATGCCAATGTCCGGATTGTGGGAAAGATTTCCCTGTAGCTTACAACTTAAATGTACATTTGAAGAATACTATGAAACGCGCGTGTGTCAGATGCGGTTCGGTTATGGAGAGGGAAAAACTGGCCGATCATTTGGCTAAAGTGCACGGATGTTTGTATGCCGATTGTGATATCTGCTACAAACTGTTTGACGATGAAAATCTACTCAAGCAGCATTATATGTCGCACCACAACAGATTCTCCTACGGCTGTCAGATCTGCGGGCGAGGCTACACAAACGACAGAGCTCTAAGAGCTCACATGTACGCTCATACTCTATTCCACTGCCTATCCTGTAATTTAAGCTTCGAAAATCGTCGCTGCTACAAACATCATCAGAAAAAATGCAAATCTGCGCGGACACCTGTCGCAACCAGCTTTACTTGCGACTATTGCGGGCAcgtttacaacaaaaaaccttCGTTACGCATTCATATAATACAGAAACACCTGAACGTGCTACCTTATGTCTGTGAGACGTGTGGTAAAAGGACTTCTACATTAGCACACTTGAGATCACACGAGGCTGTACATACTACGGAAAGGAAACTTTACAAATGCGCTTGCGGTGCTGAGATGCGAACAGAGCTAGGATACCTCTTACACCAGAGAATACACACAGGTGAAAAGCCGTACGAGTGTGAAGAGTGCGGCGACAGATTTCTATCGGCTTCACGACGCTTGGACCATATTAAGAGAAGGCATAGGAGCCTTAAAGACATGCCACACGGCTGCGACATGTGCCAGGCTAGGTTC ATAATAGAGGAACCCCTCTGCCCAAGCGGCGTTTGCGCCGCCTGCACCGCCCACGCCATCGCGGCGCAAGAGTTCCGCACCCTCGTCGCCGACTCTATCAAAATATGGTCCTTCGCGGTCAACCAACTAGAAATCATTCCCCTTAACAACACCCCCAACGTCAAGTCCCTCTGCGCCTTCATCAGATCAGACAATCTAAACATACGAATAGGCAAAGACTACACCGTTAATGAAAAAACTACTCCCCTAAACAGACTTAAAAGTAGAATGAATAGAAAGAAAAGTGATGAGCGAAAACCGAGAGTGCACCGCGCAGGGCCGCCATGTAAATGCACGGATTGCGGGAAGGAATTCATAAGTCCTTATTATTTGAACGTGCACTTTAAGAATAGCGGTCAGAAAGACGCTTGCATAACCTGTGGGGCTATTGTTTTTAGGGGCAAAGAAATGAGAGATCATTTAGTGAAAGTCCATAGAGAAACAGCGTTCGTTTGTAAGGAATGCCCCGCGATATTCAACAATGAAATTGAAGCTAAAAAACATGAGAAAAAAGCACATAAATCTGGTTTAACGTGTGGTGATTGCGGACGAACGTTCCTAAGGAATGCCTCCTTCGAAACTCACGCGCAAATGCACGCTGTACGCACTTGTAGGACGTGCGGTGTACAGTTCACCAATAGAGCTTGTTACAGGGAACATAGATCTAAATGCGAGCCAGATGCGAAACCTGACAGAGACACCGTACCGAGAAACAGGCGGTCGAACATTCGCGACCCAGCCACATTCACTTGTGACTATTGCATGAAAACTTACACGTCCCGTCCACAGTTGAAGAACCATATACTGTGGATACACATGGATGTGCGTCCACACCAATGTCAGTGGTGCGGAAAGCGATTTTACACCCCAGCGAGGCTAGCTGAGCATAGCGTTGTACACACTAGGGAGCGCAACTTCGCCTGTGACATTTGCGGAGCGAAATTAGTTTCCAAAATGGCCGCCGTGTACCACAGACGCCGTCACACTGGTGAGAAACCTTATCGCTGCGATGACTGCGGCGATTGCTTCATTTCTGCCTCGAGGCGGTCGGAACACGCTAAAAGAAAGCACGGGAAAGGTCCGAGACTGCAATGTACTAGATGCCCGTCGAGCTTCGTTCGGATTCATGAGCTACGGAGGCACATCGAGAAAGCACACAGCCATGTTGTTGCTGTATATGGGTTCCCGAAAACCGAAGTTTCAGAGAGCTAA